From a single Loigolactobacillus coryniformis subsp. coryniformis KCTC 3167 = DSM 20001 genomic region:
- the ltrA gene encoding group II intron reverse transcriptase/maturase, which yields MRKSQKTEQADRQRMIGLEDQRQTGARSIASGEGEKMSGTQFQALVLARNNLNLAYQRVVRNKGAAGVDGMTVDELKPYLKVHREELLAELANGTYKPAPVKQVSIPKPNGGTRKLGIPTVIDRLVQQAVAQVLSPIYEQIFANNSFGFRPQRSAHDAVQQVVQLDNAGYHYVVDLDLKAYFDTVNHDMLMKFLKQRISDRWILRLIRRFLTSGTMNGQLFERSEKGTPQGGPISPLLANIYLNEFDQELARRGHEFVRYADDCNIFVKSPRAGQRVLASVTRFLEHELKLTLNQEKTQVVATNRMKFLGFTLGHTKGRAFPYPVWSAKQRVKQALRRLTKRNRGVSEDQIMAEIRQKMRGWLQYYSLGRMKRFITELDAWLRSRIRQYIWKQWKKAKTRENNLSGLGFTKDEAKLSANTRKGYWRTAHSKTLCRTLTNKELERRGLINLSQTLQQIQSA from the coding sequence ATGCGAAAATCGCAGAAAACAGAACAAGCTGACCGCCAGCGGATGATAGGTCTGGAAGACCAAAGACAAACTGGGGCGCGTAGTATCGCCTCCGGTGAAGGAGAAAAGATGAGTGGCACTCAGTTTCAAGCATTAGTTTTGGCCCGCAACAACCTGAATTTGGCTTATCAACGTGTGGTCAGGAACAAAGGGGCGGCCGGAGTTGACGGTATGACCGTTGATGAATTGAAACCGTACCTGAAAGTACATCGCGAAGAATTACTCGCAGAATTGGCCAATGGGACTTATAAACCGGCACCAGTCAAGCAAGTCTCAATTCCAAAGCCCAACGGTGGAACGCGTAAGCTTGGCATTCCGACCGTGATCGACCGGCTAGTCCAGCAGGCCGTGGCCCAGGTCCTTTCGCCGATATATGAACAGATCTTCGCCAACAATAGTTTTGGTTTTCGACCCCAACGCAGTGCACATGACGCAGTTCAACAGGTCGTTCAGCTAGATAATGCGGGTTATCACTATGTGGTTGATCTGGATTTGAAGGCCTACTTCGATACGGTTAATCATGACATGCTTATGAAGTTTCTCAAGCAGCGAATTAGTGACCGCTGGATACTACGGCTCATTCGCCGTTTTCTGACTAGTGGCACCATGAATGGGCAATTGTTTGAACGCAGTGAGAAAGGCACACCGCAAGGCGGGCCGATCTCGCCACTGTTAGCGAATATTTATCTCAACGAATTCGACCAAGAACTAGCTAGGCGCGGTCATGAATTTGTCCGTTACGCCGATGACTGCAATATCTTTGTTAAAAGTCCACGCGCGGGCCAACGAGTCCTCGCTAGTGTGACTCGTTTTCTCGAGCATGAGTTAAAACTCACGCTCAATCAGGAAAAGACACAAGTGGTCGCCACCAACAGAATGAAGTTCTTAGGTTTTACGTTGGGCCACACTAAAGGCAGGGCTTTTCCCTATCCGGTGTGGTCAGCGAAGCAGCGAGTTAAACAAGCATTGAGGCGGCTGACTAAGCGTAATCGTGGTGTATCCGAAGACCAAATAATGGCAGAGATTCGTCAAAAGATGCGCGGTTGGTTGCAGTATTACAGCTTGGGTAGAATGAAGCGGTTCATCACGGAATTAGATGCGTGGCTGCGGTCACGTATTCGCCAGTACATTTGGAAACAATGGAAGAAAGCCAAAACTAGAGAGAACAACTTGAGCGGATTAGGATTTACGAAAGATGAAGCTAAGCTATCCGCTAACACGCGTAAAGGGTACTGGCGGACAGCGCATAGTAAAACGCTGTGCCGTACCCTAACTAACAAAGAGCTGGAACGTCGTGGACTCATTAACTTGAGTCAGACGCTCCAGCAAATTCAGAGTGCTTAA
- a CDS encoding DUF4097 family beta strand repeat-containing protein — protein sequence MRKIAKWATLILIVGLLFAGIGALMGGVNSVTFDHGFRIVRNGTITHKLGQVKQLNLDVTDTDVELVAGQQASVTVSGPEVKATKVNLSAGILTISRNSSLPSFGFDFVSNHQPHVKIVLPQKTLAQLDLNLNSGDLSIQQVAAKTATITLGSGDMTVNQLSVTNQGEFKNNSGDIDLSHVTLNKVTGQLNSGELSIDNSTLTEFNATNNSGDTDIEHTKLSGIIGLTNHSGDVELNNSDTTGYRLKADSGDISVHDAEHSSPYNQEPNAADRLEITSASGDIDIE from the coding sequence ATGAGAAAAATAGCTAAATGGGCAACCCTGATTTTGATCGTTGGTCTGCTTTTTGCCGGGATCGGCGCACTAATGGGTGGCGTTAACAGCGTTACTTTTGACCATGGTTTTCGGATCGTACGTAATGGAACAATCACCCATAAACTTGGTCAAGTCAAACAATTGAATTTAGACGTGACCGATACAGATGTTGAATTAGTCGCCGGTCAACAAGCTAGCGTGACCGTTTCCGGTCCCGAAGTTAAAGCCACTAAAGTCAATTTGAGCGCTGGTATTTTAACTATCAGCCGAAACAGTAGTTTACCTAGTTTTGGCTTTGATTTCGTCAGCAATCATCAGCCACATGTCAAAATCGTCTTACCCCAAAAAACATTGGCGCAACTTGACTTGAATCTCAACAGTGGTGATCTGTCGATCCAACAAGTGGCCGCTAAGACTGCCACTATCACTCTTGGTTCAGGCGACATGACTGTCAACCAATTGTCGGTAACAAATCAAGGTGAATTTAAAAACAACAGTGGTGACATCGATTTATCCCACGTGACTTTAAATAAAGTGACTGGCCAATTAAACTCCGGTGAATTATCGATCGACAATAGCACGCTGACTGAATTTAATGCAACTAACAACAGCGGTGATACTGATATTGAACACACTAAACTTAGCGGTATTATCGGTTTGACTAACCACAGCGGCGACGTTGAACTAAACAATAGTGATACCACTGGCTATCGCTTAAAAGCTGATTCCGGTGATATCAGCGTTCATGACGCTGAGCACAGTTCTCCCTACAATCAAGAACCTAATGCTGCGGATCGCTTAGAAATAACTTCAGCGAGCGGTGACATCGATATTGAATAG
- the argF gene encoding ornithine carbamoyltransferase has product MNHFANQSFLKEIDFTPSELEYFIDFALHLKQLKQQHIPHHYLQGKNIALLFEKTSTRTRSAFTVAATDLGAHPEFLGKGDIQFGKKESTADTAKVLGSMFDGIEYRGFAQDTVEQLAQYSGVPVWNGLTDQWHPTQMIADFMTLKEHFGHLPGLTLAYVGDGRNNMGNSLLVTAAMLGVNIHIGAPTALQPSATVVAMAQKAAAKSGSKVLVTSDPVEAVAGADAIYTDVWISMGEAVAPQERIKELLPYQVNAKLVAQTEKVDTIVMHCLPAYHDKNTEVGKVLEDEFGVTALEITDEVFNSDQSVVFQEAENRLHSIKAIMAATLGDLFIPEQLFN; this is encoded by the coding sequence ATGAATCATTTTGCTAATCAATCATTTCTGAAAGAAATCGACTTTACACCTAGTGAATTAGAATACTTCATCGATTTTGCCCTGCATTTAAAACAGCTAAAGCAACAGCATATTCCGCATCATTATTTGCAAGGTAAAAATATCGCCTTATTGTTTGAGAAAACGTCGACGCGGACGCGGTCAGCCTTTACCGTAGCGGCAACTGATCTCGGTGCGCACCCAGAATTTTTGGGCAAAGGGGATATTCAATTCGGTAAAAAAGAATCGACCGCTGATACCGCTAAAGTATTAGGTTCGATGTTTGATGGCATCGAGTATCGTGGCTTTGCCCAAGATACCGTGGAACAATTGGCGCAATATAGTGGCGTGCCAGTGTGGAACGGCCTAACCGATCAATGGCACCCCACCCAAATGATCGCTGACTTTATGACTTTAAAGGAACATTTTGGTCATTTACCAGGCTTGACCTTAGCTTACGTGGGTGATGGCCGCAATAATATGGGGAATTCATTGTTGGTCACTGCCGCTATGTTAGGCGTCAATATTCATATTGGCGCACCAACCGCCTTGCAACCAAGCGCGACCGTGGTGGCAATGGCGCAAAAAGCTGCCGCTAAAAGTGGCAGCAAAGTATTAGTGACGTCTGATCCTGTCGAAGCCGTTGCTGGCGCTGATGCGATCTATACTGATGTCTGGATCTCGATGGGTGAGGCAGTAGCGCCGCAGGAACGGATCAAGGAATTGTTACCTTATCAGGTCAACGCTAAGTTAGTCGCACAAACTGAAAAAGTCGATACGATCGTCATGCACTGCCTGCCGGCTTACCATGATAAAAATACGGAAGTTGGTAAAGTGTTAGAAGATGAGTTTGGCGTTACTGCCTTGGAAATCACTGACGAAGTCTTTAATAGCGACCAATCAGTGGTTTTCCAAGAAGCAGAAAATCGCCTCCATTCGATCAAAGCAATTATGGCGGCAACTTTAGGTGATCTATTTATTCCAGAGCAACTTTTTAATTAA
- the dhaM gene encoding dihydroxyacetone kinase phosphoryl donor subunit DhaM, giving the protein MSLGIVIVSHVDKIAAGVQTLISQVAADVSVTVAGGTDDGGVGTSVEKIQQAISDNAGTEILAFYDLGSAKMNLELAQDFSDKPVHLYDVALVEGAYTAAALLQAGVDRSAVEAQLADLKVK; this is encoded by the coding sequence ATGAGTTTAGGTATCGTGATCGTTTCACACGTTGATAAGATTGCAGCTGGTGTGCAAACGCTGATCAGCCAAGTCGCCGCTGATGTTTCGGTGACAGTGGCTGGCGGAACTGACGACGGTGGTGTTGGTACTAGCGTCGAAAAAATTCAACAAGCAATCAGCGATAATGCTGGTACCGAGATTTTGGCTTTTTATGATTTAGGTAGCGCCAAAATGAATTTAGAATTAGCACAAGATTTTAGTGATAAGCCGGTGCACTTGTATGATGTTGCGTTAGTCGAAGGTGCCTATACGGCGGCAGCTTTATTGCAAGCTGGTGTGGATCGTTCAGCGGTCGAAGCCCAATTAGCTGACCTAAAAGTAAAATAA
- a CDS encoding DUF1700 domain-containing protein, translated as MTTADYLKEFEQLLVGLNVDEVNDVLEYYQEYILDADLADYSAVAAKLGTPQQLARKTLADYSIRQTETVTATPRHNARLIWIIVLALFASPIAIPLAGAIIFMLIAGVLVVGAIIFAAMMVVAALLFAGGFALISGFAILIQSFATGIFYIGMGLAGLGAGVLAMLIGYMVVKVLLQMGVVVIKFIYHKFQERHQKGVDHV; from the coding sequence ATGACCACCGCTGATTATTTAAAAGAATTTGAACAGTTACTAGTTGGGTTAAATGTCGATGAAGTTAACGATGTCCTTGAATATTATCAAGAATATATTTTAGACGCCGATTTAGCTGATTATTCTGCGGTCGCGGCTAAACTGGGTACCCCACAACAGTTGGCGCGCAAAACCTTGGCCGATTATTCAATTCGCCAAACTGAGACCGTTACCGCAACACCGCGGCATAATGCCCGTTTGATTTGGATCATTGTACTTGCCCTCTTTGCCTCACCCATCGCGATTCCCTTAGCCGGCGCCATAATTTTCATGTTGATTGCCGGCGTATTGGTAGTAGGCGCAATTATTTTTGCGGCAATGATGGTCGTTGCCGCATTATTATTTGCGGGCGGTTTTGCTTTGATCAGTGGTTTTGCTATTTTGATCCAGTCCTTCGCCACGGGTATTTTCTACATCGGTATGGGGTTAGCCGGTTTAGGCGCAGGCGTTTTAGCCATGTTGATCGGTTATATGGTGGTCAAAGTCTTGCTCCAAATGGGCGTTGTCGTGATTAAATTTATCTACCATAAATTCCAAGAACGCCACCAGAAAGGAGTTGACCACGTATGA
- a CDS encoding GNAT family N-acetyltransferase, translating into MNYRLNTTDEVDFYQLYLYAFNKPDSPQRRAFFSQRYQHAWVYGLKEQQRLVSGLYIIPFQVNFHQVIYQMNGIGDVMSAPEFAGRGGAGTLLRTALTEMAAKGVTLSCLAPFSFRYYRRFGYEQVFDHTLYQIASADLPRLKIDVHGQIQRLPLATAWPQLQDFYTAQPSSQRGGLLRPDWWWQYLSAKNPAWEVALRFDAQQQLTGYLIYQRTATTFDVQEWQFVDSATYQELALFITKHGTSYQQFSYAAPTAAQLDRLTEPYALTAKTVPYMMARIVNLKDFLQRYPFTCDFAPITLQVSDDILPANQATWQLQRQQGQTQIATSTVAGELKLSIQSLTKASFGYRRLTDLLHYGEISGSQQVAQKLDQALVHEAPCLIDYF; encoded by the coding sequence ATGAATTATCGTTTAAACACAACCGATGAGGTAGATTTTTATCAATTGTATCTTTACGCATTTAACAAGCCAGATAGCCCGCAGCGGCGCGCTTTTTTCAGTCAGCGTTATCAACACGCGTGGGTCTACGGACTAAAGGAACAACAACGTTTAGTCAGCGGTCTTTATATCATTCCCTTTCAGGTCAATTTCCATCAAGTCATCTATCAAATGAATGGTATTGGTGACGTGATGAGCGCACCAGAGTTTGCTGGTCGTGGTGGTGCCGGCACATTATTGCGCACAGCACTAACGGAAATGGCGGCTAAAGGCGTCACACTATCCTGCTTAGCACCGTTTTCTTTCCGTTATTATCGGCGCTTCGGTTATGAGCAAGTCTTTGATCACACACTTTATCAAATAGCGAGCGCGGATTTACCACGACTTAAAATCGATGTTCATGGTCAAATTCAGCGACTTCCCTTAGCCACAGCTTGGCCCCAATTACAGGATTTTTATACCGCTCAACCAAGTAGCCAGCGTGGCGGGCTCTTGCGCCCTGATTGGTGGTGGCAGTATTTAAGTGCTAAAAATCCAGCATGGGAAGTTGCCTTACGTTTTGATGCACAACAACAGTTGACGGGCTATTTGATCTATCAACGCACGGCCACAACCTTCGATGTCCAAGAGTGGCAATTTGTGGACAGTGCGACTTACCAAGAATTGGCGTTGTTTATCACTAAACACGGCACAAGCTACCAACAATTTAGTTATGCCGCGCCAACAGCAGCCCAGCTTGATCGCTTGACTGAACCATATGCACTAACGGCGAAAACCGTGCCTTACATGATGGCACGAATCGTTAATTTAAAGGATTTCCTCCAGCGTTACCCATTTACCTGTGATTTTGCGCCGATTACTTTACAGGTCAGCGACGATATTTTACCAGCTAACCAAGCAACTTGGCAGTTACAACGTCAACAGGGCCAAACGCAAATTGCCACTAGTACCGTCGCAGGCGAACTCAAATTAAGTATTCAAAGCTTAACTAAAGCTAGTTTTGGTTATCGGCGCCTAACTGATTTATTACATTATGGTGAGATCAGTGGCAGCCAGCAAGTGGCACAAAAACTAGATCAAGCGCTAGTCCATGAGGCACCATGCTTGATCGATTATTTTTAA
- the dhaK gene encoding dihydroxyacetone kinase subunit DhaK encodes MKKIMNDPQNIVPEMVAGLVQAYPQYVERLPETEALVRHDKASMENKVGVISGGGSGHEPTHAGFVGAGMLSAAVAGQVFTSPTPDQIYAAIKAADHGKGVFMVIKNYSGDVMNFDMAKDMADLDDIQVKSIVVDDDIAVENSTYTQGRRGVAGTIFMHKIIGAAADQGASLDELEALAKKVLPNIKTIAVALSGATVPEVGKPGFDLADDEIEYGVGIHGEPGYRKEKLQPSKALVTELLGRLKAEFKYQAGDHFAVLINGMGATPLMEQYVFTHDVLDQLAAEKITVDFTKVGNYMTSLDMAGISLTLFKLADDAWLKGLQYPVDTIAWTQK; translated from the coding sequence ATGAAAAAAATTATGAACGATCCACAAAACATTGTGCCGGAAATGGTAGCTGGTTTGGTCCAAGCCTATCCGCAATACGTTGAGCGCTTGCCCGAAACTGAAGCGTTAGTTCGTCATGATAAAGCATCGATGGAAAACAAGGTTGGTGTGATCAGCGGTGGCGGTAGCGGTCATGAACCGACCCATGCTGGCTTTGTTGGTGCCGGAATGCTGTCGGCCGCTGTCGCTGGTCAAGTTTTCACCTCACCAACACCAGATCAGATCTACGCAGCAATCAAGGCTGCTGATCACGGTAAGGGTGTATTTATGGTCATTAAAAATTATTCCGGCGACGTCATGAATTTTGATATGGCCAAGGATATGGCGGATCTTGATGATATTCAAGTAAAATCGATCGTCGTTGATGATGATATTGCGGTTGAGAACAGCACCTACACACAAGGTCGTCGTGGTGTTGCCGGGACAATTTTCATGCATAAAATTATTGGTGCTGCGGCTGATCAAGGTGCTTCGTTGGATGAACTAGAAGCATTGGCTAAAAAAGTTTTACCGAATATCAAAACGATCGCAGTGGCACTATCCGGTGCGACGGTACCAGAAGTTGGCAAACCTGGATTTGATTTAGCGGATGATGAAATTGAATATGGAGTCGGAATTCATGGCGAACCCGGTTATCGTAAAGAAAAGTTACAACCCTCTAAGGCACTAGTTACTGAACTTCTAGGTCGTTTAAAGGCTGAATTTAAGTATCAAGCTGGTGACCATTTTGCTGTTTTGATCAACGGGATGGGGGCAACGCCATTAATGGAACAATATGTCTTTACCCATGATGTGTTGGATCAATTAGCAGCTGAAAAGATTACTGTTGATTTCACTAAGGTCGGCAACTATATGACTTCGTTAGATATGGCCGGTATTTCGCTAACTTTGTTTAAGTTGGCAGACGATGCTTGGTTAAAGGGACTACAATATCCGGTAGATACGATTGCTTGGACGCAGAAATAA
- a CDS encoding DUF960 domain-containing protein: MFDSKQSRFASYGVVASIPGELIDSIWAIIDNNLQGVFPLAHTLVFEISNNHGNVTYDYVQDHEVVASFDTPFTYTSDFPATIFAYDSGTQQTILLPREAEA, from the coding sequence ATGTTTGATAGTAAGCAAAGTCGGTTCGCATCTTATGGTGTCGTTGCTAGCATCCCTGGTGAATTGATCGATTCAATTTGGGCGATCATTGATAATAATTTGCAGGGTGTTTTTCCCCTAGCACATACTTTGGTTTTTGAAATCAGTAACAATCACGGCAACGTCACTTATGATTATGTGCAAGATCATGAAGTCGTCGCTAGTTTTGATACTCCATTTACGTACACTAGTGATTTTCCAGCAACGATCTTCGCCTATGATAGCGGTACTCAACAGACGATCCTGCTACCACGTGAGGCAGAAGCCTAA
- a CDS encoding DUF871 domain-containing protein, with amino-acid sequence MSKLGVSVYPERATFEQDQAYLDLAHKYGFQRVFTSLLEITGDQQEVIAHFKQVITYANSLGMQVMVDMNPNLFEQLGISYEDLSFFKELGAWGVRLDLGFTGQEEARMTHNPYGLKIEVNMSKGTHYLDTIMDYSPNRDNLLGSHNFYPQKFTGLGYDYFKACCENYRQYAINTAAFVTAPSATFGPWPVADGLSTLEEHRNLPISTQVQHLRLSGLIDDVLIGDAYASEAELKAASEAFFAPEPILHVDVEPTATATERKVLFDQSQTYRGDFSDYVIRSTMTRVIYKDAAFPANNTTPIYAGDLLIDNDDYGQYKGELQIARQDFANDGRINVVGHISAADQILLKHLKPWADFKLVANN; translated from the coding sequence ATGAGCAAATTAGGCGTTTCCGTCTATCCTGAACGTGCAACTTTTGAACAGGATCAGGCTTATTTAGATTTAGCACACAAGTATGGCTTTCAACGTGTCTTCACATCATTATTAGAGATCACTGGTGACCAACAAGAAGTTATAGCGCACTTTAAGCAAGTGATCACGTACGCCAATAGTTTAGGCATGCAAGTAATGGTCGATATGAACCCTAACCTTTTTGAACAACTGGGTATTTCATATGAAGACTTAAGCTTTTTCAAGGAGTTAGGTGCTTGGGGGGTACGGCTAGATCTAGGCTTTACCGGCCAAGAAGAAGCACGGATGACCCATAATCCCTATGGTTTAAAAATTGAAGTCAACATGTCTAAAGGAACCCATTACCTAGATACGATCATGGATTATTCACCAAATCGCGATAATTTGCTGGGCTCACACAATTTTTATCCCCAAAAATTTACCGGCTTAGGCTACGATTATTTCAAAGCTTGTTGCGAAAACTACCGTCAATACGCAATCAATACGGCTGCCTTTGTGACTGCACCAAGCGCAACTTTTGGACCTTGGCCAGTGGCTGACGGATTAAGTACTTTAGAGGAACACCGTAACTTACCAATTTCAACACAAGTTCAGCATTTACGGCTTAGCGGCTTGATTGATGATGTTTTGATTGGTGATGCCTATGCGAGTGAAGCCGAATTAAAAGCGGCCAGTGAGGCCTTTTTCGCACCAGAACCCATTTTGCACGTTGATGTAGAACCAACAGCCACCGCCACTGAACGTAAAGTGCTTTTTGACCAAAGTCAGACGTACCGTGGTGACTTCTCTGATTATGTCATTCGCTCAACTATGACTCGTGTCATCTACAAAGATGCTGCCTTTCCCGCCAACAATACGACACCGATCTATGCTGGTGATTTATTGATCGACAATGACGATTACGGTCAGTACAAAGGCGAATTGCAAATCGCCCGCCAGGATTTTGCCAACGATGGCCGCATCAATGTGGTTGGGCATATCAGCGCTGCCGATCAAATTTTGTTAAAACACTTAAAACCATGGGCCGACTTTAAATTAGTCGCTAACAACTAG
- the dhaL gene encoding dihydroxyacetone kinase subunit DhaL, with protein MTLTLEDTLKWLHGFDATVTAQKAYLSELDTPIGDGDHGNNLARGAAAIEDALSKQAPADLTAALKTIAMALVSKVGGASGALYGTAFLEMAKASRETQDVAELLAAGLAGIQKRGGATTGEKTMVDVWAPVVAAAKAGNLTEQVITDAVQATEPMKATKGRASYVGDNSIGHLDPGSVSSGYLFSELLKAGVTA; from the coding sequence ATGACATTAACTTTAGAAGATACCTTGAAATGGTTGCACGGTTTCGATGCGACTGTAACTGCTCAGAAAGCTTATTTAAGTGAATTAGACACGCCAATCGGTGATGGCGACCACGGTAATAATTTGGCGCGTGGGGCTGCGGCAATCGAAGATGCATTAAGTAAGCAAGCGCCAGCTGATTTAACTGCAGCATTGAAGACGATCGCAATGGCTTTAGTCAGTAAAGTTGGCGGTGCGTCGGGCGCTTTATACGGGACCGCGTTTTTAGAAATGGCTAAAGCTAGTCGCGAGACACAAGATGTTGCTGAACTTTTGGCGGCTGGTTTAGCGGGTATTCAAAAGCGTGGCGGCGCGACAACTGGTGAGAAAACGATGGTTGATGTGTGGGCGCCAGTCGTTGCGGCAGCCAAAGCCGGCAATTTAACTGAACAAGTGATCACAGATGCGGTACAGGCAACGGAACCGATGAAAGCCACTAAGGGCCGGGCGTCCTATGTTGGCGATAATTCGATTGGTCATCTTGATCCGGGTTCAGTTTCCAGTGGCTATCTATTCAGTGAATTATTGAAAGCGGGGGTGACTGCATGA
- a CDS encoding PadR family transcriptional regulator, with protein sequence MNIPVSSELLDGCVLALLADKDYYGYTITQQVQQTITISESTLYPVLRRLKKDGALETYDEPFKGRNRRYYRITPLGTQRLGEIRHDWEDYKHNIEWLLKKEGEI encoded by the coding sequence ATGAATATTCCTGTTAGTTCGGAATTACTGGACGGTTGCGTCTTAGCCTTGTTAGCCGATAAAGATTATTATGGCTACACGATCACCCAACAGGTCCAGCAAACGATCACGATTTCAGAATCAACTCTATATCCGGTACTGCGCCGATTAAAAAAAGATGGCGCGCTAGAAACCTATGATGAACCCTTTAAAGGTCGCAACCGCCGCTACTATCGTATTACACCACTGGGGACGCAACGACTAGGCGAAATTCGCCATGACTGGGAAGACTACAAACACAACATTGAATGGCTACTCAAAAAGGAAGGTGAAATTTGA
- a CDS encoding SPFH domain-containing protein: MGTLILLGIIIILVVALLLLTVKIVNQPNKGVVVTLGRFDGILEPGIHVIKPFISHIITVGTAQTPVDLNQQVVITKDNAEISVKISLKYHVTNIEDFVFKNEDSVRSMVQDTRAALRGIIGNKELNEVLNGTQEINKELFKEISSVTAGYGLNVDRINIDSVNPSADIQASMNKLLQATRERDAAIASAEGKARSITLENQANNQALLETNEANNQVLVNTATAKATALRTTTDAQVYQTQQLNVVLADAGQNYFVQQNIDAFRDLAKSPANTVVLPNATADSLGQLPVIGDLLTVDKAKNKAAATK, from the coding sequence ATGGGTACATTGATTTTGCTTGGGATCATTATTATTTTAGTGGTTGCGTTATTACTACTGACGGTCAAAATCGTCAATCAACCAAACAAGGGCGTCGTCGTAACGTTAGGCCGCTTTGATGGTATTTTAGAACCGGGGATCCACGTGATCAAACCATTTATTTCACACATTATTACTGTCGGTACTGCACAAACGCCGGTCGATCTGAATCAACAAGTGGTGATCACTAAAGATAACGCAGAAATTTCTGTGAAGATTTCCTTAAAGTATCACGTGACTAATATTGAAGACTTCGTTTTTAAAAACGAAGATTCCGTCCGTTCAATGGTTCAGGACACACGAGCAGCTTTACGGGGAATCATTGGTAACAAAGAATTAAATGAGGTCCTTAACGGCACTCAAGAGATCAACAAAGAATTATTCAAAGAAATTTCATCAGTCACCGCCGGCTACGGCTTAAATGTTGATCGGATCAACATTGACTCAGTCAACCCATCAGCCGATATCCAAGCTTCTATGAATAAATTACTGCAAGCGACTCGTGAACGTGACGCGGCCATTGCCAGCGCTGAAGGTAAAGCGCGCTCGATCACGTTAGAAAATCAAGCGAATAATCAGGCGTTGCTGGAGACCAACGAAGCGAATAACCAAGTCTTGGTCAACACTGCTACCGCTAAAGCAACTGCGCTCCGGACAACTACTGATGCGCAAGTTTACCAAACACAACAATTAAATGTGGTCTTGGCTGACGCCGGGCAAAACTACTTTGTTCAACAGAACATTGACGCTTTTCGCGATCTAGCAAAGAGTCCTGCAAATACAGTTGTATTGCCTAACGCAACTGCCGATAGTTTAGGTCAACTACCAGTAATTGGTGATTTATTGACCGTTGATAAAGCTAAGAATAAAGCAGCCGCAACTAAATAA